TGCTATTCCAACtgagtattttttaatattctttgGCATTTCATGCATTCCTTTTTATTCTAGGTACAATCCTGCAAGTGGGGAAAGGGAGAACAGGGCTAACAGTTAAGCGAAAGTTACTAATCTCaaccaaaaaaaaggaaaaaaaaacccggttttaggcaagaaatcaattttctctGCATTACTTCACCTTGCACTTAGGGAATTGggcataaaatttcctacctCCAGCAATCATTATACCTCAAGTCAATTTCAGTACTTAAGCGCTTAGATTTCACTTTCCAGAATTTGTAATCGAAAACCCTAAGTACAGTCTCTAAATTTAGGAGCTATAaaggtttttaagaaattttggataaactAGACCACCTTTGGTGAAGAGACACTATTCCGGTGACAATGGGAGTACACGATTTCTGAGTTAATGATTGGTTCCATAAACGCCAACCATTAGACGGTAAACTCCTTGACAGTAAATTCATTAAATctctatgaaaaatatgaaggaaaaactACGGAGACTTAATTTTCTGTTCATAATGACCACAGATTCCTTGAACATAGCAACTTCGGGGTGATCTCTCCTTCCCTCTTAATTCTCCAATTAATGACTGTGGTAAaggacgtttccaaattttttaattaattaacgtCACTTCTTCTCAGAGAAATCTGGCTATTTCTTTATGAAAACGTGGGACAAAGTGTCTTCGTGACtctcgaatttaaaaaaatgtactaaCAGAGTCGCACGGCACAAAGTAGGTATACGCTAACGCGACAGCTTTGTCGCCCAGAGCGGTCTTGCACTCGAAgtctgatgaaaaatttgaataattatgagtaggtatattgaaaaagtatccCAGAAAGCACAAGAATATTCCTagaatattctcagaacattCCTCGGAAAATCTGGAACATTCACAGAATATTCCTTAAATGTGCCGGGAACGTTCTAGGAACATTCTAGGAATATGCAAACGGGAAAAGTTCGGAACATTGGTATGTTCTTAGAATGTTCCAAGAATATTTGATCAGTAATGTTCAgagaatgtctgaaaatttttgtacggAATCGTTTGGCTTCAGCATCTTGGAGGCACCAATGTGATTAAATTAGTGTCTCCAAGATGCCGAAGCAAAAAGATTCCATATAAAAATTCccagacattttattttttaatgtgaaCCATGAAACacttttacctttttctttaaaaaaaatcctataTTCCTTGTAGCattgaaacaaatttttcaagatgtTTCAAGAAATCTGATTGGATCGTTGTTAGAAAAAAGTAGTGTTAGTAAAGCAGACTCCCATAAAAAATCAAACGTGAGTGGAAGTACATAAGCTGATAGTTGAAACTTACAGTGGATGATgcagaaaaaactttgaaataataAAGCATAAAATCTGAGCAAAAACTGAAGTTAcactttatttaaaaataagaaaaataagtacAAAGAGGATGTTGCGTGAGAAATTCACGATTATTTTGTGTTTGAAATGTATAACCTATTCTTAGATAAAAATCGATGGTTCTGCTATGGAAGAATTGAAGGGGAATTGAGCGGTTGTAACTAAAAGTGGAGTTATTTAAAGCAAATTGATTCTGAggaattttcactgaaacatAACCATGGACATcataaacaatttcaaaatttactccTGAAACCATGAAATACCATTCCTGCATATTGTAGCATTGAGATGGTAAAGCGTGTTCTGTGTATAAGTATAAAGaaacaaattattgaaagtttccACTGTGTTCATCATTATTTTAAggcaaaaacatgaaaaaattagtGCTTAAGATCAATGCAGCTCTTGCTCCCAAAAGCCCCATTAATGGACTGACATTGAACCAAAAAAGTATGAAGCATCTTAAGTAAAAAATATgtaagaaagaacaaaaattgcGATTGAAATGGATCTCTGGAAGGACTTACTTTCCTTCCAAaacataagaaaagaaaaatacaaattataatagtaataataataataaaaatttaaatgcaaaACATAACACTGGTGAACAAATATGGCACCCTTGCACttcaatttaagaaaaaacagGAAGTTGGCCGTTAAAGCAAGCATATATGTATCATATTTGACTACAATCAACCATGTTGTCGACACATCCCATTATGTCTGGTGGGAGCACGACTTGTGCTTTCATATaatgaaagaattgaaaattactgaacaaaacCATAAGAACACAAAAATAATACTGATCCATAATCTTAGGATcctgaaaaataaggaaaaaagaataaaaaatttggtTGACCCTTCAACATTATTGTAAAGACTTGATTCTCAAAATAAAGGAACGATTAATAAGTAATAGGAAGAAATATTAAACCACTAAAGTACCAAAAAAGGTAACATTGAAATGCATAAACTATCTTTTGCACCTTAATTGcaccaaaaattaaaagaggaaagaacaaaaacaaacttaaaaattcaataatgtGATGAGGAAACAAAAAGTCATTCGGAGAAGTAAGTTTCATCATCGCAAGTTTCATCATCGCTTCCTATGCGTTGACCTTCGTTATCATACTTATCGCAGAAGTTTTTCCATAGATCATCCAGAACTTCATTTTCCCTCTCCGCATAATCTCTTTCATTTTGGTTCCCAGTGCTCTCGTTATGTCTGTCAAATTCCTCCTGATTTTCATTTGAGACATTTTCATGTCTGTCAAAATTGGCTTGATTCCCAACTTGGTTCTCATTTGCATGCCTGTCGAATTCGCCATGACTTCCATCCTGGTCCTCATTTTCATGCCTGTCGAATTCGCCTTGACTTCCATCCTGGTCCTCATTTTCATGCCCGTCGAATTCGCCTTGACTTCCATCCTGGTCCTCATTTTCATGCCCGTCGAATTCGCCTTGACTTCCATCCTGGTCCTCAATTTCATCATCGCTAGAAAAATAATAAGGACCATGCATCATTTAATTGTGCAAAAGTGCTCTTGGCCACAGATTAAGCTTCGAAGTTCTAATGGATCTTTTGCACGATGAACACAGAGTGATCATAACCACCTAATCTTATGAAACTTTGCCTAATTTTAATGATTATCACTCAAAGCTGAACTCAAAAACGAACTCCTAAACCCTTAATATGCCttttaaaagtcgaattttATATCAAACTTGACTAATCGGAGCAACTTTGTACAGATATCGAGCTGGATGGTGAAGTATGTTGTCAAGGATGTTCAAAAGAAGAGAGACTGAAACCCACATAATTTACGAAATTTTAAATTACGAGTTtcagaagaaaaggaaaattggatttcattttgaaaaaaggaaccaagagcattccaatgttgctaagatggtgcaactttcatttttcacaataaaattgctgaaatcatgcaaaaatttaaatttacaaaggtaattttcgtctggAATTTATGGTTAATCAGGAGAAAAGATGAAACTTATTTAGAGGATCAGTTTATAGTTGCAAAGAGAAAACAGTTGCTCAATCTTAGCAATGTTGAAATgctattggttcctttttgcaaaatgcggtctaataataagtaaaaaaatttttttacataaagcACCTGACACAGAGGTCTTAAAGTATAAAGTCTCACCTCTCTTCGCTCAATCGATGTTTCGCCTTCACCAGCCATACTTTCAGTGGAGTCATTATTGCTTCGTCAGGCAAATCATGAGTGACTCTGACTgcatctggaaatttcaaaaagaaacaagatTATTATAATCCTCTTTTGACTATAGAAATGCAGAGAAAGGAGAGGTGGGAGAAAGGtaggaagagaggaagaaaagtgggatattaaaaaatacaaacttCAATTCCAGATCAGAAGCTAAACGTACTGAAGTAAATGAATAACATTAAATTAGGAAACCAGTTACCACATATCTTACCATAATGACAGCTTTGAGGCAAGTTTTGAATTACTCCATTTAGGACAGGCAAGGGTAGGGGGCTATTTGAGGCTCCGCCTCTCTTTTGACAAATGGACGTGTATTGTTTCAGAACAAGATTGACATCAGGGTGCCTTCTGGTTGTTTCATctaaaaaaatacttactttttccttccctaatggaaaaaattactttctcaTCTGGGCGAGGAAATCAGGAAAGCCTACATTTCGGAACAAAAGTCCTTCTTATCTCTTTGTCAAAAAACATGCTCTACACACTTTAACTCTTTTTTTAAGCCTCAAATATTATTTATATGCAACAAGTCTCTTTTggtcataataataataaaaaaatgtcttcttTTTGACGAAGTATTTGCACTTTTTTCGTACTTTTTGACAAGTATGCCCACTATTTCTGCACTTTTCGTGCTCTGTTCACACCCTGTGATTTGGAGCTTCAATTTGGCACAAGCAAAGACATGAAATTTGTCGCGCAACAATAATGCTGTTGAAGGGGTCGTTGAAAGTTGCTCTTGATCCACTTCTGCTGAAGAATGTTACGAGAAAAAACTGTTGAAgtcagaaaatcataaaatccaCTCAGAAGTGAGGAAAATGCATTTAAAGTTACATCTGAGCATTCCACGGTTTCGTAAACCTCATCAGACTTATAGTACAATTATGCAGGTGTCAAGGTTCTCTCTGCGAGTTTGAGGTTATGATCATCGCAGAACCTTGCGCCTGATATTGTTTCAATTGGGCACCTGACATCACAAGAAACATTAAAGAAACTTACTGGAACcaaggaaaataattaattaccTTGAAAAGCAGTAATAAACATCCCATACTTGTTTAGGGGTAACTTGCCTCCTTTTTGCCCTGTCATGGAGAATTGAGATGCTAGACGATCAGTTATCATCTCTTTGACCATTTTCCTCACGGAATCCCCAACggttttgacatttttcctGCTGAAGTACGATACCTAAGGCAAAaagaatagaagaaaaataacacaaaagtTGATGTATAAAATTTGTCTGGtcttttgtgtgtgtgtgtgtgtttttttttgtctatacaTTTGAGGTTTCCTGTGTCCAAAATTCGTGGATTCCTAAAATATGATTTAAATATAATTTGGGTTCACAAGCAATTTAAGAAACATGAAGAATATTAGGagacaaagttttttttcttccctcaaaaatcacgaaagCTGATCaccaaaatattaaagaaactAACGAGTTTTCTCAagttattttcttgattttgattagttctttcataataattaaactaaactaaaatctaaaaaacttACCAAGTTTTTGCGGAAATTGGGGTCCGAGAGATCATCTTCCAAAAGTTCCAAATCCTCGACTGATTTCAAAGGAAACCGTTGTTTTATTTCATCTGTTTGTGCACATACTTTTGCGATTGCCATATTGGCCATCTGAACTTCcagattctttaaaatttcggcGTTTCCATCGACAGCCAATTTAACAGCAGTTGCTTTTTTGCTACACCTTTGAGAAAATTCATTGCCCAGATCGACTTTTTGTAGAACCAGATCAAGTTTACCTACAGCATGACACacataatattaattgtaaACTTAATTCAGGAAAGTTGAGTACATAGATCTAGTTCAAATATACTGTTTTCTCTTGAACTGTTATCTATTGTCCCTACATTACATGCAACAGAATAGGAACATCACATACCTTCTACACGAAGCAACATTGTTGTAACATCAGTGTGCTGGTTAGGAACAGTATTAGTCCGAGATGTATTTCTGTTGATGTTTCCTGCCGCAGGTTGACGATTTAGATTATTTCTGATATCTGGGAGAATCTGAGAAACATTCTTTATCCCAGGTACATTTCTGTTAATGTTTGCTGCTGCTGGTCGTTGATTCGGAGGATTTCTATTCTGAGGAATACTGTTTATCCGAGATCGATTTCCAACTGTGACGTTTCCTGTTGTGGGCCGTTGGTTAATAAGATTTCGATTCTGAGAAACAATTTTTCCTACCGTGGGCCGTTGGTTCACAGAATTTCCATTTTGAGGAACATTTTTTGGCCGAGATTGATTGCCATCGATTTTTGCCACTGCAGGCCTTTGATTTGAGGGCTTTTGATTCTGAGGAGCAGTGTTCTTCGAAGAATGACTTTCTTTGGTGCTTCTGACCGGCAAAGGCCTTGGATTAAGTCGATTTTGAGGCACACTGTTTTTCAGAGGACcagtttctttgtttttttctgcttGATCAGTAAGATTTAGGGTTGGGTAAATGTTGCTGATGTCCATCAGAGGTGACAAAAATGGTTTTTGGGTTGATGTGGCATATGTTGGGTTTCCAGCTTTGGAATTACTTTGTTTAATACTTGAGCTTAAAGTTGGCGATGGAATTCTAAAAGATTTACAATGGGGGATTTTAAAATCCTGTAAACTTGATGTACATAGGTTTTGCGCGTTACTGCGCACTTCCCttgacttttttcttcctccgccTATTTTCAATTTAGCTTTTTTGACCTGTGGATTATCTTCTTCCGATGAAGAGATAATTCGTTTCCGTTTGGGGCTCCGCCAACCACGGCCGAGTTGCTCGGGGTCTGTGGTAACTCCATCTTCGTCCTCTTGTATTATTTTTAGTAAGCGGACTGCCTCTGAGTATGACTCTGCAATCAGGAAAAGAAATTCTTGTAgcatatattttgaaaaatgctcagGACAAAAAAGACGGAAGCTTTCGAGTGAccacatattttgaaaatgtgaccagcagaaagaaaaaaagcagaAGGTAcggtgatttaattttttccttacctTAAAAAAGTTTGCACGATTGAATATCTTTAATGTTatcaaataaatttggcaaccactGATGTTtcatcaagagtggcggtagccacccccgatcgaggaaaatgacgtcctactgaAGTCCCGATAGCAAAGGGTGGCAGACACTCTTTGTCACAcataactcccttaatctgaaattTGATTCGGTTTCCATTCAACTGCAGCTCAAACAaaggcacggattccaacgatcttggtgtctatagGTACCTACATCTAAATGAGGACCACAAAGTGGAAGCGTTTCATtgagatccattgagttttcaaaaagttataagcgctaacaatatgaaatatgttatcgcacaaagtccaatgTTTTTCGATTCAAGTCCTACATATGCTTTAAAACAGTATGAATAAAACACTCAATTGGGTGGCtgaagtccagtatttttcttaagaatagGCTCctgcaaaaaagagagaaatgcaCCTTTGAGGAAATGAAAGTAATTCTTACCGATACCAGTTCGCTTGGCAACTATCACATATTCTTGCCACGATGGATGAGGTTCCTCCTGCTGGAGCAGCAGATTTTGGAGTTTCTTCCTATCCCCTTTTACAGGGGGGAATTTGCACAATTCCTCAAAGTCATCATTGAGCCCACAAAGCCAAGACTCCCGAACGATATCAACAGTGTTGTCACATGGAAAAATGACGACACAAAATGTTGCCATGTTATGAATCTGTCGAAAAGAAATTTATAGAATTAGTGAAGGTCCATGATTAAAGTACAGATTATTTAATGATGAGCAAAtgcacagaagaaaaatcagactATAACTCAGAGAAAAACTAAGGTTTGGTTATTATGACTTGTATTTCCTGATAttatctccaaaattttcagttttcaacaACAGCATATAATCACCAAAACATGTTCCGAAATAACTAGCTTCCAACTGATTCTATGTTGAAAGAAGGAAACTAAGATAAGTTCAAGTCTTTGAGGAATTATGAGAAAAGTTACTCAATGAAGCAAAGATCTAAGAGTAAATAAGAACACTCAGTTCAGCAAGGAAACTTAATGAAAATTTAACTCAAGTGCCATCATTTGAAATTGAATAATGCAAGGTTCTGGAccaaatttcattaattaaCGAATTCCCAATTCTTTCCTGACCTTTGCATGCAAATGTTGTGAAAACTGACTCGTGATCGATAGTGAAATCTTGTCGTTTTTGTCTATTGAAGCATAAAAACATGTTCATCAAAGACAAAACCAAAAATAAGCGCAAACTAAAAAAGATTATTATTACTCACTTGTATACTTGCAAAGTGTGCTTGCCAAAATATTaatagtttccttcaaaatcatTAGGAATTAGAGGAAAAGTAGGGGACAGGATTGGTCATTGAAAGGGTTAGAGACAGTGAGagtttggaattttcaaatgtaTCTTTAATATACTTTACTAAATTACTGAAACAGCTTTGCAACAAAAAACCAGGGTTGATCTTTCATTCCCCTTTTCCTGAGGCTCTAATgatcaaaaaacaaacaaatcgTGAACTAAATGAGAGGAAGAATTGATAAGTACCGTATaatacgaaaatttaaaaatgcttaACGCGACCTACAGagaaatttcttaaaatctaacttgGCACAAACGCTCATTAAAGTCAGAAGTAGTTGATGAAGCCTTTCTTGGAGTTCAGCATGTGATATCAATTTCCTGGGCCCATAAAGTGTGAATGAATGAGAAATTGATCGTGGAGGGAGAGCTTGTGGTATGAAATTATAATAGAGTGTGTAAAATTGGCTGGGCCACAAATTTTGATCGGAATGGCAACAACATGTTCTTGTACTGAACGTCACAAACAGGTACAACAATCATTTCTGATAAGTTTGATACAATGTAAATCTTCAGATCCGAACTCGGGCAAGGAGTGTTAAAagcattttctttttgtaaaaacttCCGTCCGACAAGAAGAATGTCATTTGATTCAGAAGCAGTGCAAATATTCCGCAAGACAAATATGCTGCCATCCAAAGTCGTGAAACAACTATCCCTAGCAAAGACAGAAAGTTTAAAGGTTGGAAAATGCACTGTTTGATAAGTGGGACGAGCACATCCTTCTAAAAATGGCCCACGACAACGGTACGGCATTGAGCACCGTGGGAAATCGGGTTTCTTTGAAGGCAGTAAAGGTGGACAAGCATCTGCTTCTTCGATGCGTTTCACACACTGTTGCAATGGTTTATCGCCTTTGACAACAGTCTGCTTCAAATATTGTAGGAATGATTCAAAATCAAAGGTACTACAATCTTCCATATTGTCAAATGAATCAAGATTCCTCGGCAAGTGTACCAAGTTGTGGAAATTGTGCGTTAAGAGATTGTCTGCATAAGCTGTTTTGCAATTTTCTACAAATTCAACAAGCATTTCAGTTGCAATTTCTTTGTACTCTCTACACCGAACGGGGTTCAATAATAATCTGAGGCTAACAtataacaaaacaaaattaccAAGGCGCTGTTCACTGAGGATACCATCTAATACATAGGGGCCTAAGTAACAGCCAAACAGACGAAGCTCAGTGGCTTTCCATCTCTTGACGTCCTCCATGGCTCTAGACCTACGAGCGAATTCGGAAGGAATGAATTTCTCATACAGTAACATTTTCCCTGAGGCCTGACAAATTCGTTCAGCAGGAAGTTTGGCATTGTTTTTAGACGCGAATACCCATAACTTAACAAGCGTCTTCACTACACCAACGCAGACTAGATGAAGGTAATCAAGAGGAAAATCATTAATAAAGTCTATACCAGGTATTCTAAGCAAAGGCGAGTCCCCCAGATGAAACTGTGGAACAGTTTTGTTAATAAAATCTTCATGGGTTTTCAAACGTGCATCAACTTGTGGGAAAAAAGTCCTTCGACAAAGATGAGACCATTTACCTTCTTGAACGCATTTAGTACAACCATATTTTCCATTGCTGGCAATAGAAGATAACACAAAAGATTTTGCAGGACAGTCGCAACTAAAACCTTTCAAAGTAAAGTTGTATACATTGCCTTTAAAGTTTACTCCGTTTTTAATGAGATCTGTTACCTCATCAATGAATGGACTCAAGAATTCCTCCGCGTCCTGCGGTTTGTCAGTATCTCCACAATGAATAGCAATTGGGAAAACGTGATGGCGGAGATCCggaattgaaattattttaccgagaatGGGAGTGAAATGTACGCCACTACTCTTGAACAGTGGTAGACCATTAATGCCTGTTACCATGGCTATGTTCGTGACTTTCTCACTAGTTCGTTCCAGGGCATTTTGAACGGCTTTCATTAatccaaaataataaaactcCCCACCTGCTTTCTCTAATTTCTTAACAATTACATGACGAGGTGTTCTCATTATGGTTCTACCATCCAATGGCAAAGTATGAAGTTCATTAGGATCagaagattttaaaattctgagCAAGGCAGATAATGCAACCTTTGTGATTTTATAAGTAACTCCCCAGATCCGCAGGTTTACTAGTAGACTATATTTGGGCATatcagaattttcttcaaacagATCCTCTCCGTCACTGTTTAAATCAGAGAATTCCTCCCCATCAGAGTCTCCGTTAGCAAAACTTGCATCTGAATCGGACGATTCGTAAACTGAATGCAGTCCTGGGGAATCTCCTCGTGCACCATCACTATCATCACCAAAGCTATCTGACTCAATAAGACTTGGACTGGTGGGAGGAGAGGCTGCGACAGACTTCTCGAGATCAACGGAACCACTATTTATAATATCACAAGTACCACAAGTCTCACCTTCCTGGCTGGCAAGTGATGATAAATTCAGCGATGCTACTTCCTCCTCATCGGAAGAAGATTCTTGCTCAAAACTCTctgccttcaaaatttcattaattcttCTATACTTGGTGCTTTTACTTACTTGAGCGTAACCTTTCCGAGAATACTTTCTCCGTTCACTCATCTCGACTAACAAAAGGACTTCGCAAGGATGGGAATAGCACTCTGTTAATGTGAATGGGATGGCTGGGAAGACAAAAGGAGCTTGACGAGGAGACAGATTTTGGGGGAGAATTGACTTGAGGCGATGACGAAATTTTAGGCGACTTGAAAAACTCGGTTGTTAGCACTTGGTACTGAATTTAGTGTTCGTTGCTGACGCCTTCACTGAAAAGGTAGACGTAACAAATTAGACTCGACGGATGGCGGATTAGAATGAAAAGTGACTCTAACGCCGAAAGAGACATTGACGAACAAATCAAATGGAAATGGGCAGGAAGTCGCGGTTGAcgaaaataaaacttgaaattcacgtGCATTACGAAGGTGAAATAGGCCACATAACATTCCGCCCTGATACCGCCGGGGCCGGAGACGCCGGGACGCTATTGAGATAACTTGGCGTACACTGTTGCCATGCATATTAATTACCACACTCATAATGCCTAAAACAAAAGTAAATTGATTTTAGCAGAATTTTAATACTTACAAGGTTTTCCTCTTTCCACTGCCCTCTCCTCTGCCACAGTGCCACAGCCACTTGACGCACTTGACGACACACACAAACACACACACAACAAGCGACTTGACGCCAACGGAATTCTGTAGTGACGTAGTCTATTGGCGCGTCACGATGACCGCAATGCAATGGCGGGAGCAACAATCGGTGATGTTGATACTTGATAATGCTTCAGCGGGAGGGCGGAGGGACGAATAAATGCATAAATGtcgtaaatttttgaaagtacagTATCGCTATCTGTAACTTTTGGAATGTtcccaaaatattcaaaagttctAGGAAACCTCAGAATGTTCTAAGAACATTCTGGGAATATGCCACCGTATCAAAAATCGCAGAACACTGTAAGAATATTCTCAGCACTTCGTGTGCTATCTGGGATGGTATCGCAAAACTCGCGAATGTCTTCAGCgcttttaaaatactttctaTCACATTCCTCCAATTCTTGTTTAGCTTACCGATATACCTACTTgtaattatatatatttttcaccaggattgcaagctgaatccaAATCCGTTGAAATAGTAGAACATTTTAGAAACGGTAAAGAAGTTGGTCGGCAAATTATCCTCTACCAGTAGAAGGAGGGTGTCATTAACACATGTCTGACCGCTTTCACGTTTGGCCCACGTTTTGATCAGTAACTTACCGATATAATTActtattattatatatattacTCATCAGGATTGCGAGCTGAATTTGAATCCGTTGAATAAATGAAGATtagttaaactttaaaaaaattggtccgcAAATTTTCAGCGGCTAGTAGGTAGAGGGTGTCATTAACACGGGTTCCGCCGACGGAGAGAACCCCAAAAGTAAGCACAATGGGAACAATCGCGCGTCGCAGCCGGTCGAGGGCCAGcagaccggcgcggcgcggtgggaAGATCCGGCGGTGCTATTCGAAGAAGCGCCCCCGGACCGTTTGGTGGCCGAACCAAGAAGCAggagttttctgaaatttcttcttCCATAAGCGTCCAGCCCCgttacaaactagaggcttcaaagagactcatcgattgccccgacttcaaccgctggccaatgagcGGGCCAGGAAATGCAACGATGAACCTCTTTGAAGCCTGTAGTTGGTATGTGGGCTAGACGCTATACTGATGCGGTATGGATttgtttttcacaaattttcggatttttaccaCCATTAGTGGCTGCTCACAAAGCTCATTATAAGTTAAAAAAcggtgaaatttcgattttaagaGCAACCGAGCGGAGGGACTGGGCATTGCCAAGCGAAATGAGAGTGacttgggagaaaaaaaaaaaaaattctcttaatGTGCAAGGTATGTGCTCGGTTTGTACACATTTTTGAACATCTAGCGTCCAGTCCCTATCACTcactaaaatatcaaaaatagaCGGTTAAAATGCTCAAACAATCGGAAAAATCACGATCTATTGGCTGTGTGCGCGTCGGGTAAATTTTCttatctttcaaaatatttttggctaccgtggtttttttttacatagaaccatttaggaccgtgcaacattttttttggtcgattgaaaaaaataagtcccaccctagACACGCTTACACTTTTCAGCATTCACATCAAAGTGCATCGCTGGTGAttccgtgctgaggaataacgccgCATAATCATTTgagtgatgccaaatttcctccaaaagttttgaattatagtagggcccacgagggatgatccctgagccgcgggtatttcttgcaaacactggcaGCAGTGAGACACCCCCGTCCGGACCGAGACTGGAGCTCGCGCgacaatgccgagccgagccacaatagaaccctaattacttacgcgtaattAACAATATCACCGTCCTACTAGaatgatccaaaattttttgaaaattgctaaaaaagtttTTAGGTAGAGTTTCCTCACTCTCTGTTAAAGCACGAGTAAAAAAAGGCCTCATTTATAAAAATCTGTCAAATAGCaaagaagttacagttcgagatactatatgagataaataaaaattaaacttcgctataaaaaggagaaaaaaggaaaaaataaaaagtgtaaattacaattaaacaTCATTTAGTTCAGAATTTCACAAGCAATTCAACCATGTAATGGAcgaagagattggggcaaaattacaggaaattgatcttttacgaaagggcttccttttaagaattttgacctgaagataggggtGGAATAGCGGCGGTTCGCATATAATACCTATTCTACCCTGCTaaggaaacgccgtatgagcctttagccgATGCCAAACTTCCGTTGACTAAAaaagaattttcagggaaatcagtgaatactttccctccaatttttcagagaattttattcgctgtcagctctaaatcatctgaaaatgaaaaatgcccaATTCTGCTTGAAAATAAGgcatttaattggaggaaatttggcaactcgcgaatgttcatacggcgtttttacccagTTTCGTCGATGTGCGTGCTCGATCTCGCAGCGTTGACATTTACATGGTCCAtgcgtttattcgcccgatttttcagggatcatccTTC
This window of the Bemisia tabaci chromosome 3, PGI_BMITA_v3 genome carries:
- the LOC109041659 gene encoding uncharacterized protein isoform X3 — encoded protein: MATFCVVIFPCDNTVDIVRESWLCGLNDDFEELCKFPPVKGDRKKLQNLLLQQEEPHPSWQEYVIVAKRTGIESYSEAVRLLKIIQEDEDGVTTDPEQLGRGWRSPKRKRIISSSEEDNPQVKKAKLKIGGGRKKSREVRSNAQNLCTSSLQDFKIPHCKSFRIPSPTLSSSIKQSNSKAGNPTYATSTQKPFLSPLMDISNIYPTLNLTDQAEKNKETGPLKNSVPQNRLNPRPLPVRSTKESHSSKNTAPQNQKPSNQRPAVAKIDGNQSRPKNVPQNGNSVNQRPTVGKIVSQNRNLINQRPTTGNVTVGNRSRINSIPQNRNPPNQRPAAANINRNVPGIKNVSQILPDIRNNLNRQPAAGNINRNTSRTNTVPNQHTDVTTMLLRVEGKLDLVLQKVDLGNEFSQRCSKKATAVKLAVDGNAEILKNLEVQMANMAIAKVCAQTDEIKQRFPLKSVEDLELLEDDLSDPNFRKNLVSYFSRKNVKTVGDSVRKMVKEMITDRLASQFSMTGQKGGKLPLNKYGMFITAFQDAVRVTHDLPDEAIMTPLKVWLVKAKHRLSEESDDEIEDQDGSQGEFDGHENEDQDGSQGEFDGHENEDQDGSQGEFDRHENEDQDGSHGEFDRHANENQVGNQANFDRHENVSNENQEEFDRHNESTGNQNERDYAERENEVLDDLWKNFCDKYDNEGQRIGSDDETCDDETYFSE
- the LOC109041659 gene encoding uncharacterized protein isoform X2; its protein translation is MSERRKYSRKGYAQIHNMATFCVVIFPCDNTVDIVRESWLCGLNDDFEELCKFPPVKGDRKKLQNLLLQQEEPHPSWQEYVIVAKRTGIESYSEAVRLLKIIQEDEDGVTTDPEQLGRGWRSPKRKRIISSSEEDNPQVKKAKLKIGGGRKKSREVRSNAQNLCTSSLQDFKIPHCKSFRIPSPTLSSSIKQSNSKAGNPTYATSTQKPFLSPLMDISNIYPTLNLTDQAEKNKETGPLKNSVPQNRLNPRPLPVRSTKESHSSKNTAPQNQKPSNQRPAVAKIDGNQSRPKNVPQNGNSVNQRPTVGKIVSQNRNLINQRPTTGNVTVGNRSRINSIPQNRNPPNQRPAAANINRNVPGIKNVSQILPDIRNNLNRQPAAGNINRNTSRTNTVPNQHTDVTTMLLRVEGKLDLVLQKVDLGNEFSQRCSKKATAVKLAVDGNAEILKNLEVQMANMAIAKVCAQTDEIKQRFPLKSVEDLELLEDDLSDPNFRKNLVSYFSRKNVKTVGDSVRKMVKEMITDRLASQFSMTGQKGGKLPLNKYGMFITAFQDAVRVTHDLPDEAIMTPLKVWLVKAKHRLSEESDDEIEDQDGSQGEFDGHENEDQDGSQGEFDGHENEDQDGSQGEFDRHENEDQDGSHGEFDRHANENQVGNQANFDRHENVSNENQEEFDRHNESTGNQNERDYAERENEVLDDLWKNFCDKYDNEGQRIGSDDETCDDETYFSE